A single region of the Fimbriimonadaceae bacterium genome encodes:
- the sdhA gene encoding succinate dehydrogenase flavoprotein subunit — protein sequence MAAQRRVVVVGGGLAGLMTAMKLAEAGVKVQLFSIVPVKRSHSVCAQGGINGAVNLRGEGDSPYLHFEDTITGGDFLNHQPPVMRMTERAPAIIYLLDRMGVPFNRTDEGMLSFRRFGGTLKHRTAYAGATTGQQLLYALDEQVRRWEASHLVEKYEGWEFLSLIKDSEGRCRGIVAQDLRSMEIQSFSADAVVVCTGGNGLIFGRSTNSIINTGSPVSICYQQGAVYGNPEMVQIHPTAIPGEDKCRLMSESVRGEGGRLWTPRDPNDARKPADIPEPDRWYFCEELDPVYGNLLSRDLVSFIIYCVCRMNRGIGGRQQVYLDITHLHHSKGGPYSREVINDKLEGVLEIYEKFMREDPIETPMRIYPAVHYTMGGLWVDFEKGHDTAIDIDSHRNQMTNVPGLYAAGECDYQYHGANRLGANALLSCLYGGEIAAQGVQAYFKSMEKGYEDLDSSIAGDAQKFEQDRYDKLKTNNGEENPYRLHADLSEIMWNKCGIWRTQRDLFAAKDELAALGERAKQCRVLDDSPWSNQAVPFTRAIQNMIEMSKAIVGGAIVRDESRGAHFKMDTPARDDDKWLTTTKATWTPSGPEFDLNEKVDVSYIAPRPRKYRINQNMIVKEVMGEDALVGIGNQ from the coding sequence ATGGCAGCGCAACGTCGGGTCGTCGTCGTCGGAGGAGGTCTTGCCGGCCTCATGACCGCAATGAAGCTGGCGGAAGCCGGCGTCAAGGTCCAGCTTTTCAGCATCGTCCCCGTCAAGCGCAGCCACAGCGTCTGCGCCCAAGGCGGCATCAACGGCGCCGTCAACCTGCGCGGAGAGGGCGACTCCCCCTACCTCCACTTCGAAGACACCATCACGGGCGGAGACTTTCTCAACCACCAGCCCCCGGTCATGCGCATGACCGAGCGCGCCCCCGCAATCATCTATCTCCTCGACCGCATGGGCGTCCCTTTCAACCGCACCGACGAGGGAATGCTCAGCTTCCGACGCTTTGGCGGAACGCTGAAGCATCGGACGGCTTATGCCGGAGCCACCACCGGCCAGCAGCTTCTTTATGCGCTAGATGAGCAGGTTCGGCGGTGGGAAGCCAGCCACTTGGTCGAAAAATACGAAGGTTGGGAATTCCTTTCGCTCATCAAAGACAGCGAGGGCCGCTGCCGTGGCATCGTCGCCCAAGACCTGCGCAGCATGGAGATTCAGTCGTTCTCGGCGGACGCGGTCGTGGTTTGCACGGGTGGAAACGGGCTTATCTTCGGACGCAGTACAAACTCCATCATCAACACCGGCTCACCCGTGAGCATCTGCTATCAGCAGGGCGCAGTTTATGGCAATCCGGAGATGGTGCAGATTCACCCAACCGCCATTCCTGGAGAGGACAAGTGCCGCCTGATGTCGGAATCGGTGCGTGGAGAGGGCGGACGACTGTGGACTCCCCGCGACCCGAACGACGCTCGCAAGCCTGCCGACATCCCTGAGCCCGACCGGTGGTACTTCTGCGAAGAGCTCGACCCGGTTTATGGCAACCTCCTCAGCCGCGATCTTGTCAGCTTTATCATCTACTGCGTATGCCGTATGAACCGGGGCATCGGTGGGCGTCAGCAGGTTTATTTGGACATCACCCACCTACACCACAGCAAGGGCGGACCCTACTCCCGCGAGGTCATTAACGACAAGCTTGAGGGCGTGCTCGAGATCTACGAAAAGTTCATGCGTGAGGACCCCATCGAAACTCCCATGCGCATCTACCCGGCGGTTCATTACACCATGGGTGGGCTTTGGGTGGACTTCGAAAAGGGTCACGACACCGCCATCGACATCGACAGCCACCGCAACCAGATGACCAACGTCCCCGGCCTTTATGCTGCGGGCGAGTGCGACTATCAGTATCACGGGGCGAACCGCCTTGGCGCAAACGCACTGCTTTCGTGCCTCTATGGCGGAGAGATCGCCGCCCAAGGGGTGCAGGCCTACTTCAAGTCGATGGAGAAGGGCTACGAAGACCTGGATTCTTCGATTGCAGGGGATGCGCAGAAGTTTGAACAAGATCGATACGACAAGCTCAAAACCAATAACGGAGAAGAGAATCCATACCGGCTCCACGCAGACCTGAGCGAAATCATGTGGAACAAGTGCGGCATCTGGCGAACGCAGCGCGACCTTTTTGCCGCAAAGGATGAGCTCGCCGCCTTGGGCGAGCGAGCCAAGCAGTGCCGCGTTCTCGACGACTCGCCGTGGTCAAACCAAGCCGTTCCGTTCACCCGCGCCATCCAGAACATGATCGAGATGTCGAAGGCGATTGTGGGCGGCGCGATCGTGCGCGACGAGTCGCGCGGAGCCCACTTTAAGATGGACACGCCTGCCCGCGACGATGACAAGTGGCTGACCACAACCAAGGCGACTTGGACACCGAGCGGCCCCGAGTTCGACCTGAACGAAAAGGTGGACGTTAGCTACATCGCCCCCCGCCCCCGCAAGTACCGCATCAATCAGAACATGATTGTCAAAGAGGTCATGGGCGAAGACGCGCTTGTGGGCATTGGGAATCAGTAG
- a CDS encoding DUF503 domain-containing protein, translating to MVVGILQIFLRLPGCRSLKDKRRVLRSLIDRVRRDYQVSIAEVGDNDLWGNAEVGVTVVSSSAMQVESILSKVLDAFAGNPEVEMEGSQKDVERY from the coding sequence ATGGTCGTTGGCATCCTCCAAATCTTCCTCCGCCTGCCCGGTTGCCGGTCGCTCAAGGACAAGCGGCGCGTCCTGCGCAGCCTCATCGACCGCGTTCGTCGGGACTACCAAGTCTCTATTGCCGAAGTCGGCGACAACGATCTGTGGGGGAATGCGGAGGTTGGCGTGACGGTGGTAAGCAGCAGCGCTATGCAGGTCGAGAGCATTCTGAGCAAGGTCTTAGATGCCTTTGCTGGGAACCCCGAGGTTGAGATGGAGGGGTCGCAGAAGGATGTTGAGCGCTATTGA
- a CDS encoding 2TM domain-containing protein codes for MPEEHLKSDEDVDKILRIAVKLPGGTGTADLRSRLQAAADEMGITPEQLEEAEKRYAEEKEHQDALETYVQEQRSGFLANLFPYLIAVALFFFLDFRKDGTLSWFWWPTLGWGVGVFFHALSVFNRKSQSFQKEFARWKRRRDRRRRRESDDDDDEFGINARLSGVHIAVGNKIITPKFEVSDLRKSDRKRKDDDDDDD; via the coding sequence ATGCCGGAAGAACATCTTAAATCCGACGAAGACGTCGATAAAATCTTAAGGATCGCCGTCAAACTGCCGGGCGGAACGGGTACTGCCGACCTGCGATCTCGACTGCAAGCCGCCGCCGACGAAATGGGCATCACGCCCGAACAGCTTGAAGAAGCGGAGAAACGGTACGCGGAGGAGAAGGAGCATCAAGACGCCCTTGAAACGTATGTTCAAGAGCAGCGGTCGGGATTCCTCGCAAACCTCTTCCCTTATCTCATCGCCGTTGCGTTATTCTTCTTCCTCGATTTTCGAAAGGACGGAACCCTAAGCTGGTTTTGGTGGCCCACGCTGGGATGGGGAGTGGGCGTCTTCTTCCATGCCTTGAGTGTTTTCAATCGGAAAAGTCAGTCCTTCCAAAAGGAGTTTGCGCGATGGAAGCGCAGACGCGACCGGCGTCGACGTCGTGAAAGCGATGATGATGATGACGAATTCGGGATCAATGCGCGTCTCAGCGGGGTCCATATCGCTGTCGGAAACAAGATCATAACTCCCAAATTTGAGGTCAGCGATTTACGGAAGTCGGATCGGAAGCGGAAAGACGACGACGATGATGACGATTGA
- a CDS encoding HD domain-containing protein, protein MRNPERSDGPLTERFQEALRFANEVHSRQVRKHKDVPFIAHLLGVCSIVMEYGGDEDEAIAALLHDAPEDQGGQPMLDEIRAKFGDVVADIVEEASEPLHLGKASWPTRKQAYIEAIATRSQSGCLVTLADKIHNVQSLLMVLELDGDKMWQAFSASKDDSIGFYRRLADAFEERCKEFPELRLMSRRFHGLVELLCEEACVPM, encoded by the coding sequence GTGAGAAATCCCGAACGATCTGACGGACCGCTCACCGAACGTTTTCAGGAAGCGCTCCGTTTTGCTAACGAAGTCCACAGCCGCCAAGTGCGAAAGCACAAAGACGTTCCGTTTATCGCCCACCTCTTAGGCGTGTGCTCGATTGTGATGGAGTACGGCGGCGACGAGGATGAAGCCATCGCTGCACTGCTCCACGACGCTCCCGAAGACCAGGGCGGTCAGCCCATGCTGGACGAGATACGCGCCAAGTTTGGCGATGTCGTCGCCGACATCGTGGAGGAAGCGAGCGAACCGCTCCACCTTGGCAAAGCCTCCTGGCCCACTCGCAAGCAGGCTTACATCGAGGCCATCGCGACGCGTTCGCAAAGTGGATGCTTGGTCACGCTTGCCGACAAGATTCACAACGTGCAGTCGTTGCTGATGGTTTTGGAGTTGGACGGCGATAAGATGTGGCAGGCATTCAGTGCGTCCAAAGACGACAGCATTGGCTTTTACCGTCGGCTTGCCGATGCCTTTGAGGAGCGATGCAAAGAGTTCCCAGAGCTTCGGCTGATGTCCCGCCGATTTCACGGGCTTGTCGAACTCCTTTGCGAAGAAGCCTGCGTTCCCATGTAG
- a CDS encoding DnaJ domain-containing protein — translation MAGRFYEVLGLTHKATPDEIRTAYRKLVKRYHPDHSPDANSTEIFLKVQEAYEVLSDPDRRAEYDRLQVAQEQLRKQRKAAGNQGSAKPPPKSNQERAATKASAKSQRAPNAQRQQSNAPPSQAPSLAAEVTRLSMLFAKGRLAEAETLAMQIISRDARVPLPYAVLGDVARQKGNFAEASKMYAYAAQFDPTNPVYIRKHEELMNRVSYEKYPKSSKKPDAVSPAPYVGFILVSASCVYVAVSREVAILPALTLINTWTLGLVVMLFISGVTVGASLSAGRLLDRFDSFTTNALGRVAPSLALAPIALVNFWAAVALYVLLGLGQKSFAYSISRVLASVSAVVLMATLSAVVSGRIEPMQVFLWGGNIAYFGALCGWMVADSLKSV, via the coding sequence ATGGCTGGCCGGTTTTATGAAGTCCTCGGACTCACGCACAAAGCGACCCCCGACGAGATTCGGACGGCCTACCGCAAGCTCGTCAAGCGATATCACCCCGACCACTCGCCCGACGCAAACTCTACCGAAATCTTTTTGAAGGTTCAGGAAGCGTATGAAGTCCTGAGCGACCCTGACCGCCGGGCGGAGTACGACCGTCTTCAGGTGGCTCAAGAGCAGCTGCGCAAGCAGCGCAAAGCTGCCGGAAATCAGGGCAGTGCAAAGCCACCGCCCAAATCAAACCAGGAAAGAGCTGCCACCAAAGCAAGCGCCAAAAGCCAGCGAGCGCCCAACGCCCAACGCCAACAGTCGAATGCGCCGCCAAGCCAAGCCCCCTCTCTTGCCGCCGAAGTCACTCGCCTTTCGATGCTCTTTGCCAAGGGCCGACTTGCCGAGGCCGAAACTCTTGCGATGCAGATCATCTCTCGTGATGCACGTGTGCCGCTGCCCTATGCAGTGCTTGGAGACGTTGCTCGGCAAAAAGGCAACTTCGCCGAAGCCAGCAAGATGTACGCCTATGCGGCACAGTTCGACCCCACCAATCCGGTCTACATCCGCAAGCACGAAGAGCTGATGAACCGGGTGTCGTACGAGAAGTACCCAAAAAGCTCCAAGAAGCCGGATGCGGTGTCGCCCGCTCCTTATGTTGGATTTATTCTTGTCTCGGCCAGTTGCGTTTATGTCGCCGTCAGTCGCGAAGTGGCGATCTTGCCTGCTCTCACGCTGATCAACACCTGGACGTTGGGACTGGTCGTGATGCTGTTCATTTCCGGTGTAACCGTTGGGGCCTCCCTCAGCGCAGGGCGGCTGCTCGACCGTTTCGACTCTTTCACAACCAATGCACTCGGGCGGGTTGCCCCATCACTAGCCCTCGCCCCAATCGCACTTGTGAATTTCTGGGCGGCTGTTGCCTTGTATGTGCTGCTCGGTCTTGGTCAAAAATCGTTTGCTTACTCCATTTCGCGGGTGCTTGCGTCGGTTTCGGCAGTCGTGCTGATGGCAACGCTCAGCGCAGTGGTATCGGGCCGGATTGAGCCGATGCAGGTCTTCCTTTGGGGCGGTAACATCGCGTACTTTGGCGCCTTGTGCGGCTGGATGGTCGCGGATTCTCTCAAGAGCGTTTGA
- a CDS encoding type II secretion system F family protein — protein sequence MPVFEYQAIDKEGKAIRGTLFSGSVSQASEQLLSRGLTVQHLGVPAGYDDPLGGQPTGSEGYVPYENAGPTQAPPQEGSAYTNAPPTEPRSNVQTNIVGPLFNTVPLTQLQMFFRQLATMLKAGVGLAAALDTLAGQTVDPRLVHVIREMKGHAEAGRPMSAGMQRYPEIFSPMMVSLIRVGEEMGGLEEQCARTSEYIEREVELRNLLKRVTLYPKIVVVVSILVIGAANTIIKMAGKEGGISSPLTTLSTWFVIGPLLIGAWLFVKFGLRNPATKQSWDAMLLRIPALGPTLHGLCMAKFGRAFGAMYSSGVPLPKAVKLGADSCGNEHIRARIYPVANQLQEGAGITETFVKTGVFSPIVLDMARTGEQTGNIDFMLNKMAEFYEEEGRTKSMQFGVIFGVVCLICVAIYVGIVVIKFYIEMYSGAANAMS from the coding sequence ATGCCCGTTTTTGAATATCAAGCCATCGACAAGGAAGGGAAGGCGATTCGAGGAACGCTCTTTAGCGGTTCTGTAAGCCAAGCCTCCGAACAGCTGCTTTCGCGCGGGCTCACCGTTCAGCATCTGGGCGTACCAGCCGGATACGATGATCCCCTTGGTGGACAACCAACAGGGTCGGAAGGCTACGTGCCCTACGAGAACGCCGGACCCACTCAAGCTCCACCCCAGGAGGGCAGCGCCTACACCAACGCCCCCCCAACCGAACCCCGCAGCAACGTCCAAACCAATATCGTCGGACCGCTGTTCAACACCGTCCCCCTCACTCAGCTTCAAATGTTCTTCCGGCAGCTCGCCACCATGCTCAAAGCAGGTGTGGGATTAGCCGCCGCGCTGGACACCTTGGCGGGGCAAACCGTCGATCCTCGTCTGGTTCACGTCATCCGCGAAATGAAGGGCCACGCCGAAGCGGGAAGGCCGATGTCTGCCGGAATGCAGCGCTACCCCGAAATCTTCTCGCCGATGATGGTCAGCCTGATCCGGGTCGGCGAAGAGATGGGCGGATTGGAGGAGCAGTGCGCCAGGACGTCCGAATACATCGAGCGCGAAGTTGAACTCCGCAACCTTCTCAAGCGCGTCACGCTTTATCCAAAGATCGTTGTCGTTGTCTCTATCTTGGTCATCGGCGCGGCCAATACCATCATCAAAATGGCAGGCAAAGAGGGCGGCATCAGCTCCCCGCTCACTACGCTTTCGACATGGTTTGTGATCGGGCCTTTGCTGATCGGGGCTTGGCTTTTTGTGAAGTTTGGACTGCGAAACCCAGCGACAAAGCAAAGCTGGGACGCGATGCTTTTGCGCATTCCTGCGCTGGGTCCAACGCTGCACGGGCTTTGCATGGCAAAGTTTGGGCGGGCGTTTGGGGCGATGTATTCCAGCGGCGTACCGTTGCCCAAGGCCGTGAAGTTGGGAGCGGATTCGTGCGGAAACGAACACATCCGTGCCCGCATCTATCCAGTCGCCAATCAGCTTCAAGAGGGCGCCGGGATTACCGAAACATTCGTCAAAACCGGGGTCTTTTCCCCAATCGTTTTGGACATGGCACGTACCGGTGAACAAACCGGAAACATCGACTTTATGCTGAACAAGATGGCCGAGTTTTACGAGGAGGAAGGCCGGACCAAGTCGATGCAGTTTGGCGTTATCTTTGGCGTTGTTTGCCTAATCTGCGTGGCGATCTACGTGGGCATTGTCGTGATCAAGTTCTACATAGAGATGTATTCGGGCGCGGCAAACGCAATGTCGTAA
- a CDS encoding type II secretion system F family protein, with protein MPQFRYQATDASGRTVEGQIQAGDAAEATRMLGTRGYQVRAISDINLQQRVQTPQQPPQRPVQHAAQRMAGQAAPPIARTTTETPRPTSPPSLNAIPQRAAPVERRTRKGSEKTNFFLFSQLASFLRAGTNPADAFSNVASHCTRADYREAFTRASQAASEGRPTSDVLAEYTDLFLPHIPGLMRAGEQGGFLPEVVEAISKQSKESYQYKLVFKILHWTWISFLAGIPLGIMIVDGGLNTWDAQSLAGGRLSGSGAMMDGQKTAFIGALPLLLGCLAAYLIIRALWASRANRRRRHRWLLKIPVIGKRATHESIAVLCWILGLLGKTGMAPRSSLEIAASAMPNLELSEQFGSVAGNISESVTLSQALHGNRSLPPEFIPMVATGEVTGDVATQLFQLSEAARTGLKAEENQTKWRTGCWIAIIIALFSTFTVWLVYGRLYGGISDSLDREVNEATTGGAP; from the coding sequence ATGCCGCAGTTTCGCTATCAGGCGACCGATGCCTCCGGGCGGACCGTCGAGGGCCAAATACAGGCCGGTGACGCCGCCGAAGCAACCCGCATGCTCGGCACTCGCGGCTACCAGGTCCGGGCTATCTCCGATATAAACCTGCAACAGCGGGTCCAAACACCGCAACAGCCACCGCAAAGGCCCGTTCAACACGCCGCCCAAAGGATGGCAGGACAAGCCGCGCCGCCCATCGCCCGGACAACGACCGAGACCCCACGCCCCACTTCGCCGCCATCGCTGAACGCCATCCCCCAACGGGCTGCGCCGGTCGAAAGGAGGACGCGCAAAGGCTCCGAGAAGACCAACTTTTTCCTCTTTTCCCAGCTCGCAAGCTTCCTTCGCGCCGGCACAAACCCCGCCGACGCCTTCAGCAACGTCGCCTCCCACTGCACCCGCGCCGACTACCGAGAGGCCTTCACCCGCGCAAGCCAAGCAGCTTCAGAGGGTCGCCCCACAAGCGATGTCTTGGCGGAATACACGGACCTATTTCTGCCTCATATTCCGGGGCTCATGCGGGCGGGCGAGCAGGGCGGCTTCTTGCCCGAAGTGGTCGAGGCCATCAGTAAGCAGAGCAAGGAGTCTTATCAGTACAAGCTGGTCTTCAAGATCCTTCATTGGACGTGGATCAGCTTCTTGGCGGGCATTCCCTTGGGCATCATGATCGTGGATGGTGGCCTCAACACGTGGGATGCCCAGAGCCTAGCTGGGGGCAGGCTTTCCGGTTCGGGTGCGATGATGGATGGGCAAAAGACGGCATTCATCGGGGCTCTTCCCTTGCTTCTCGGGTGTCTGGCCGCGTACCTCATTATCCGAGCGCTTTGGGCGTCCCGGGCAAACCGCAGGCGACGCCATCGATGGCTGCTGAAGATCCCCGTCATTGGCAAGCGGGCAACCCATGAATCCATCGCCGTCTTGTGCTGGATTCTGGGTCTGCTGGGCAAAACCGGGATGGCGCCTAGGTCGAGCCTTGAGATCGCCGCGTCTGCCATGCCCAATCTTGAATTGAGCGAGCAGTTCGGCTCCGTCGCGGGCAACATATCGGAAAGTGTGACGCTTTCGCAGGCTCTCCACGGCAACCGCTCCCTCCCTCCCGAGTTCATTCCGATGGTCGCGACCGGAGAGGTCACCGGCGATGTGGCGACTCAGCTCTTCCAACTCTCTGAGGCTGCCCGGACGGGCCTCAAAGCCGAAGAGAATCAGACGAAGTGGCGCACTGGCTGCTGGATCGCAATCATCATTGCCCTGTTCTCAACGTTCACGGTGTGGCTGGTCTATGGGCGACTGTACGGCGGAATCAGCGACAGCCTGGATAGAGAAGTCAATGAAGCCACCACCGGCGGGGCTCCGTAG
- a CDS encoding adenylosuccinate synthase, whose translation MSTLVIIGAQWGDEAKGKLVDVLGSQANMVVRYSGGNNAGHTVIVSGEEFKFHLIPAGILHPNVTCILGGGMVICPKALLEELDRTRAARAELGTLWISPGAHIVFPYHRLLDQLEEEARGANKIGTTSRGIGPCYQDKVARFGIRMDELVDPSVFPTRLKEVLKVKNRMIELLGGTALPYDELLKEYSGYGEQLRAFVKDTDVMVQDAVYSDKKVMFEGAQGTFLDLDSGTYPFVTSSHPTAGGACFGTGIGPRSINSVLGVCKAYTTRVGSGPFPTELLDDVGEWIRQHGKEYGTTTGRGRRCGWLDMVLLKQSARLNSLSGWVVTRMDILSGFEKVKVATSYSVDGEEIQHVPQSAAKFARCEPVYTEVEGWSDNLRVCRKLSDLPETAQAYLRMIEEYTGVPVAMVSVGPDRDETIMVRPELIWG comes from the coding sequence ATGTCCACTCTCGTGATCATTGGCGCCCAGTGGGGCGATGAAGCCAAAGGCAAGCTGGTCGACGTCCTTGGCAGTCAGGCGAATATGGTCGTTCGCTACAGCGGCGGCAACAACGCCGGACACACCGTCATCGTCTCAGGTGAGGAGTTCAAGTTCCACCTCATTCCGGCGGGAATCCTGCACCCGAACGTCACCTGCATTCTTGGCGGCGGCATGGTGATTTGTCCGAAGGCGCTGCTGGAAGAGCTCGACCGTACGCGGGCCGCCCGAGCAGAACTCGGCACCCTTTGGATCAGTCCGGGTGCGCACATCGTGTTCCCTTATCACCGACTGCTGGACCAGCTCGAAGAAGAAGCTCGTGGAGCCAACAAGATCGGCACCACGTCGCGCGGCATCGGTCCATGTTACCAAGACAAAGTTGCACGTTTCGGCATTCGGATGGATGAACTCGTCGATCCGTCAGTCTTCCCGACCCGCTTGAAGGAAGTGCTCAAGGTCAAGAACCGAATGATCGAGTTGCTCGGCGGCACCGCGCTCCCCTATGATGAGCTTCTGAAGGAGTATTCCGGTTATGGCGAGCAGCTGCGGGCGTTCGTAAAGGACACCGACGTCATGGTGCAAGACGCCGTCTACTCGGACAAGAAGGTGATGTTCGAAGGCGCGCAAGGGACGTTCCTTGACCTCGATTCGGGCACGTACCCGTTCGTGACGAGCAGCCATCCGACGGCTGGTGGCGCTTGCTTCGGCACGGGCATCGGTCCACGCTCGATCAACTCCGTATTGGGCGTCTGTAAGGCTTACACCACCCGTGTCGGCTCGGGGCCATTCCCAACCGAACTGCTCGACGACGTCGGCGAATGGATTCGTCAGCACGGAAAAGAATACGGCACCACAACGGGCCGAGGCCGCCGGTGCGGCTGGCTGGATATGGTCTTGCTGAAGCAGAGCGCACGGCTGAACTCCCTCAGCGGCTGGGTGGTCACGCGTATGGATATCCTATCCGGCTTTGAGAAGGTAAAGGTCGCGACGTCGTATTCGGTGGATGGCGAAGAGATTCAGCACGTTCCCCAAAGCGCCGCCAAGTTCGCCCGCTGTGAGCCCGTGTATACGGAAGTGGAGGGGTGGTCGGACAATCTTCGTGTGTGTCGAAAGCTCAGCGATCTACCGGAAACGGCGCAGGCTTATCTGCGGATGATTGAGGAGTATACGGGCGTCCCGGTAGCAATGGTCAGCGTCGGCCCGGACCGGGATGAAACGATCATGGTCCGCCCAGAACTGATCTGGGGTTAA